The Populus alba chromosome 6, ASM523922v2, whole genome shotgun sequence genomic interval AATTGCTTCATGAGTTTCTCTTGAAATGGCTCCAAGTGACATCCCCCCAGTGCAAAACCTTTGAACTATGGATATGGCAGGTTCAACCTTTCCCACAGGAATTGGAGCACGATCACTTTTAAATTCAAGAAGATCACGAAGAACCTGCAATTGAAATGCTATCAGATTCTAATTACATGATTATAACATGCTGGTTTTCAAGGGAATACATTttactaacaaaaaaattgaaacaaaaactaatttactTCAGCACTCACATTCACAGGCCGGTTAGCCAAATGCTGCTGATAAATAGAAAATGCATTTTCACTCTTTTGGCGAACAGCTTTGTGAAGCAATTTCGACATCTCTGGATTGTTTCCATGATATTCAcctgtaataaaaataaaatttaaaattgttatcTTAAGAACGATTTTGTGGTTGTGAAGAATATAAGCAAGCAAATTCAAAGATATGTCAACTTTGACAGGATCTGTAATTTAGTGTCATCCTCATGTTCTAGTGAAATTGGAATTAAGTTTTTACAAATCACAGCTGCAACCAAGGTATTGATTCGCTTATTGCTAAAAACACCTACCAATGTCAACCAGGTTATTATAGTAATGATAGTGGTAACTAGTAACTGCTCTCTGTAATTGTCTGTATAAAATGTAACTGACATGTTCAGTAGTAATAGTACCTCCAGGTCTGAATTGTATAAATCCATAATTTTCCAGTCTTTTGGCCGTAGCATCAGAAAAAGCTTTCACCCAGAAGGACAAAGTCTCCCTCGCCAACTGGAAAGAGAAAATGACAATccaaaataaagattaaaagatTTGAAACTTAAGCGGTAGGTAACTACAATGAGAAAGAACACCAAATTTCCTTAACTTGTTAGCTTATAGTTTACCAACTTCAAATTACCTCATCAAAAGTCACTCCACCAATATTTGAAACACTACCACAAAATGCTAGATCAACAATCTCCTTCCCCAATCCATAAATCTCAAATATTTGTGCACCACAATAACTAAATACAGGAAACAAACAAGTCAATTGACCAGCAAAACTTTACAAAGCATCTATAAATTGACTTCCAAAAgagttaaagaaaataattgagaACTGGAAACTCTGAACTTGTACCTTGAAAGCAATGAGATACCCATCTTAGAAAGAATTTTGAGAAGACCAGATTTAACTGCCTGGAATGGTAAAGAGCAATCAATACAATAAGCTATCCATACAAATGATATAATGCTCCAATTCAGTTATATTTGGACAATGAAAGTCATTTTTCTTATAAAGGTTGAACGTTAAGAACTGGAGGACAAAGCAACTTTTTTTATGCACACAAACGTATAACTGTATCCATTTCCTTTGCTAGAGAACCCATTAATCTGAATAAAACACCGGATTTCAATTATTACCAATTTGTTAAATGTTGAACAAAAAGATTATACTACAAGAGAAATGAAATTCTATAGTTCACATAGCCTCAAACTTTTTTAAcaaatgaaaaaggaaatgcATAGGAAGGTTACAGCTAATATAAAGAAACTAAAATGAAGCTAAAGTACTATAGTTAGGCTCTGAAACACAGCAGTTTTAAGGTATGAACAGCACTTGGATTTTTTGTCCTTCATTTTTATGCAGTGAAAATCTTTAAACAATTCCTTGTTTCAAGGATGTACTAACCTTGCAAAAGTTCTTTTGAGCTTGTTCAATTGTTACAGTAGGCATCTTTCCATTCATCATCAGATTCACAGTTCTTTTACTCAGGCGCCATTGCCGGCAAGTTTCCAGTGCCAAGTACGGGCATATAGcactgaaaaaattattttagcaatataaaatataatttttaactattCATGTTAATGCAAGCGATAGACGTGTGGCAATACCATAAGCAAAAGCAAAGTTTAAGGGGATGGACAGTGAGTTCTTACAAGATCcaacaataaaaaagttaagataAGTCAAAAGTAAAACTGATTCAAACAGGATATTTAGAATTCTGACCTACTTTGACAAATGGAAGTTAATAATAAACCTACTTTGAAGCGATTAAGATACAAAAGAGTATGataaatatgaaatattatCTCATTAGCTGAAAGTAACAATTTTCATGTATCTTGTAACTTTAATTATGAATAACTCTTCATACAGTTGTGAATGTTACACATCAATTTGTCTCGTTCCCAATATAGACTTCATTAGTGGTCAATATTATTTAGGGCTCAGAAAAAAAGTATCCCATGCATAGGAAAGtaatttgatattgtttttttactaaccTAAAGGGAGAAAATAACAATGCATATATCACTATGAATACTTGAAATATCTTTAATAACAGTTTTATCCactatttttttagcataaacaaaatctaagaaaaacaaGGCAAAAGCATCATCTACAAACATTTAATGTGAGGAAGGAAACTTAACCTGGCACCATATCCAATCAAACAGGCAAAATGATGAGTGCTGAAGCACTGAGCAGTGTCTGCTACAATTGAAGTTGACATTCGCAAACCATTCTGAATAAGATGCTGATGAACAGCACCAACAGCAAGAAGAACTGGAATTGCAGGTCGAGTAGGTTCCTGAGAGAGGAAAAAGATTGGAATCATTCAGAATTAAGAAATTAGCATTTATTGAAGTTTCCTCGCATGGCCAGGAGAACTAAGAAAAGTGAAAGTAGGGGTCAAGATATATAAGCCCCAAGAGCTTGATGGCAGTCAGCTTACAATTTATGGATAGCGAAGTTTACATATTCTCCCATGTGGAAAGACTAAGTTATGAGGGCTAGAGAGACAGTCACACACATATATTACATTagataattacaatttcataattGATTGAGATCATGAAACTTTACAACAGCTGATGCTGTGATACAATATAATAGATTTCAAAAATCCTGGCTAAGCAGATCCACTGTTGACCAATCAAGATGGATAGGTATCAACAAAAACACATGcacctttaaataaaaatgcacACGTGGTTATGTCCAACTACCAAAATGATTCTTAAACAGGAAAGTCATGAATAGGAATCATCAGCGTTTTCTTGCCCCCTATAGCATACAAAGCGCACTGAGAAAGAAAGCAATTAGGGATGTATAAAACTGAGTTAAAAATAATTGCTGAAAGTTTACTCTCATGGAAAGTGTTATCaatattaattacttttaatacaGTAAATTCCAATTCATCACAAATGGAAAGGGGAAAACTAGGGCGTGATTACCAGATCATCAGATCGGTCAGAGAGAACAAGCAATTGGGAACCATTTCTAACGGCTTCATCAGCTGCCTCACAAAGCTTAATCAGTGTTTTCTCCAAAGAACCCTCAACCCCTTTACGTATATCAAAAAAGGTTGGTAAAACTTGAGGTTTTAAGTAGGGATCCTTCAGTAATAACTCAAGCTCCCCTTCATTTAGTACAGGACTAGACAAGATAACCTGGATAAAAGTAACAAATTTTTTAGTCCACCCAATATATGAAATCACTGACATGCAATTTATTGCAACAGAAGCATTATAAACATCATCAGATTCACTGTGAGGAAGCTAGGATGAATTCAGCACCTGTGAAGCATTTTCTGGTCCATCTTCCAAGATGTTTCCTCGCTTTCCGATGTTGATTTCAAGTGACATAACTAATCCTTCTCTGAGTGGGTCTATAGCTGGATTTGTAACCTGCATTCATGGGATAAGAACGAGCTCAGCAAACAGTAtatgatttcaaattaaattggtgtgattaaaaaaaaggcaCATTCAGAACTCACAGATGTTGGTTCTGAAAATCATAaagcacaattaaaaaataaatactaaaaggCATGTTCAAAGTTCAAACCTGTGCAAACCGTTGTTTGAAATAATCATAAAGCATGTGTGGTTTTTGAGACAATATTGCCAAAGGAATATCATCCCCCATGCAAAATGTAGGTTCCTTCCCTTGAGAAGCCATATTCTCAATAACCATTTGGACATCCTCACTGGAGTAGCCGAATGCCCTGTTCCCATGAGAGTACAAAATAGTGAACAATATATTCACTCATGTTCAGTTTATGCTCAGAAATAAACACATAGTACTCATTATTTGTTGTTTCGTATCATATGTGATCAATATTGATGTACTGTTTATCTTAATTGTAGCATTGAAACAGAATGATTGGTTGAGTCTCTCGGTTCTTATCTGTTGAGTTTGAGAGTCTCAATCAAACATGGCCATGGTGTTGGACACAACCCACATGGTGTTATGAGATAAGTCTATACATTATACTAGagattttttaaacttcataaaAATCATAACACAAATCCCAACGTCAATTAAGAAGCAGATAGCCTTGAGTTGGTACCAGATATAACTATCATCCATGTAAAGTTAAgcattcaaaaaaaatcatcatatataATTCATAGCAGGCAATGATATTTagcaaattaaatcaatatgcTTACTGTTGGCATCTTAAAATTGATTCATTGTCCATAACTGTTGCTGAGAGGAAGTTTGCAGACTTCAAGGATCGCAGGTTTTCATGAACCCATTTTCCATACGGATTTGACAGTGCTACTCGCTTTTTAACTTCAGTATTCTCATAAACCTGCAAGCCAAAATACTAATCAATAGTCTAATCTAAATGTGGGTTCAAAGAATTGCCAATACTATCACAATGAAAAGTTGCCACCAGCCTGTTACATGTAGAGTTGCACTGAATCTACCAAAATAAGAATTGGATCAGCATAAATAAAGGTAATATACAAAAAACAGCATGCATTTTCAGCAATTAAATATTACttcataattcaaaaaatcaaagagtaacattaaattaaattaaaactgtTTCTAAATCCACTAAAAATGTTAATGGtagtataaaactaaaaaaacaaaataagacatTATTCTTAAAAGTTCTTATACATTCTCCATCAAATAcgttgattttgaaaaaagagagaaggtgACTCAACATTAAAAACACATGAGAAGATATCagtataaaaaagataatttagtaGGTTAAAATTGTTGTAGAGTTACAATGAACTAACTAATTCCAGTGCAATTTACGTCATCAAGGTATCaagtacataaaaataaaatgaagcacAAACCTGGCCACCAGGCAAGTCTACAGTTATCATCATTCCAGGACCTAGACGGCCTTTCATCGTTACTTTTGATTCATCCATTGGTACAACCCCAACCTGATTAATAAAAAAGGTGACGTTAGCATTTTAAGAGCAGTGATTGTAACATAAAAGAGCATGTTTAACAGAAGGTGATAAtatgaaattaatcaaattatttaatgatGCAATCCAAAATATTTTGCTTTACTGTCTACAAAGTGAACATGAAGCCAAATCGTTTACTCCTCCAAAGCTACCTGGTGTGAAAAATGATCCACCATGACCACAGCAGTTACAACGAATATATTTATGCAGTGCTCaagtggggtttttttttttttcatgggcactgcaaaaaggaaaattaggaatgataaaaacaatatcaaacaccTAGAGATGCTAGTCAAAGTCAGATTTGAGTTCATTTCACATAGATTCCATACTATTCAATAATATTAGACAAATTATGtgatattcaataattttaaaaaaacaatgcttcAATTATCTAACCAAAGTTTCAGTTAACAGTTCAAGCAACCTTAATGTCaattgtttatttaataaaaagaaactcTAACAAAAGGAGGATTTTGTGATTTAGGACTACTGTGAGAAAGGACCCACAATTGGATTCCTAATACCCAAGTCATACCTTATCCCACCATCAAAACAAGCCACCATTAAGCAATGacatatcaatcataattaaaagtttaagcAATTTTACTACaatgatgcaaaaaaaaaatcagacatTTGAGGACCCTAATTCACTGCAAATTAACAGCACCAAGATGTGCATATCGTGCTCTAACATCCGGTTTCCTTTGAGATTATCAATCATGGAGTGCTTCctatttataatatatgtgGAACACACCTCAGATGCAACATAGACAAAATTGTCAACTGTCCGCCAATATCTAGCAGGGCGAAGCCCATTCCGATCAAGACAAGCCCCAACTGTCTTTCCATCACTGTGCCATTTGAAATAATACAATAGCAGTCACTAATGAAAActggaaaacaaaatacattaaataataaagctCGAAATAAAAGATCAATATTCTAGACCACTACATATGTGTAACACATACATGTGCTTGCATGCGAGCATTTCCATGTGTATAAGCAAGCAAATTGTTATTTTACATCATAATTGACTCCAAGGAAGTTCTATTGAAAAACCTGATGTTATTACACCCCTTAATTCTAATTATACCATCACATTTGAAATAGAATAGAACAATCTTCCCAATTCCGTGGCTATATGTTTTTAACTGCTTAAAATGACTAAATATCAAAACCAAATCAAGGACACTTTCATATTGTGGGCGGGCACACCAATCATCATCTGTAGCTCTTTACTATGGGTCCCTATGTGCTACCATAAACTCCTGACACCCCAGGGTAGTACAAGATGTCTGGAAATTTACCTGAATAAGAGTAAAGCAGGTCCATCCCAAGCTTCCATCTGACCCTtgtaataatcataaaaatctaCAACCTGCAGAGAACCAAAAAACCATGCATTGCCTACATGTAATTGCAATAAAATTATGAGGggtaaattttaattacaatCACTATAGCTTTTTCAGTTACATATTTTCTTAGTATCAATGATGAAACACTATCAGCACCGATTTAATTCAAGAAAGAATCAGCAAATACATAGATTAAGGTGGACAAAAAGGCATGACTGCCAAAATTCTAGAAGGAACAAAGCCCAAAATAAACTTGGTAAATAGGAAGAGATTTATGATGCTGACCCAATAAATCATGTTCTATGGCTTAGTTAAATTAGTTTAGCATTCAGAAAGAAAAATTGTCCTAGTCAACTTGCAGCTTAATTGGAACTTCAAATCACCAACAGAAAATACCTCGGGATAATTGATAGTCAAAGTTGGATGATTCTTGTATGCCTCTGGTACGAGAACCATCAACGCCTGCTCAGGAGTGCGCCCACTTCTTATTAACAACTGAAAAGGAGAAGAGCAGGGAAAATCAAACACAGAAGGGCTACATAAGAATAgctaaagaagaaataaaaaatttaccaatTAAACTGTACTAAATTGGGTCTACAGCAAACACACTTCCCCCCTTTGTTGTGGCTTGCACCCCATCGCATGTATCGGTTTTAGTTAATAATCCTGGCGATAATgattattcatcaaataaacACCCATGTACCATGGTTTTCATTTAAGCATAGAAAGAGGGTCAAGAATTATTCCTTCATAGTGCCAAAACAAAGAGTGACAACATTACCAAATTTTAACTTTAAGCACCAAAAAAAGGTAATCCAAAAAGAAGTTGCCCCAGCTAAAATGGGATGCAATAGATATGTATGgtcaaaaatttaaagattcCAGCTGATAAAGTTTCCTCATTCAGTCCTTGCTAGTGATATCTAATGAAAAATATGCGAGTAGACATAAAATACTCAAACTGAGTCCCACTATGATAAAAAAGGAAACTAAAGGACATAAAAAATTGGAGAAACTTCTCGAGTAGCCGCAGATGAAGGTTGAGGAAATCATGTGAGCATAAAAGTAGCAGCTCTTACTTCTGCTGCACTGTCAAGATTAGCTGAGTCTGATGCCTTTGGGTTCCCATAAGGACAGATTTCATTTTCTCGTCCATGCCAAACAGAAGATTTCAATGAGGTTTCTCGTGATTGCATCCAGTTCAAGTTACCCTGAATACATTTTagaatcaaaataagaaaatgccTCAAAATGCTAACTACATTTCAGTACTGTAGAGAATTTTATAACCTGTATGGTGTTAATCTCTCCATTATGACCAAGAAACCGCATGGGTTGAGCAAGAGGCCATCTGGGACTAGTATTTGTGCTATACCTTCTATGATAAATGGCAAAAGGTGATTTGTAGATATCATTCTGAAGGTCAGAATAAAACAGCCTAAGAACTTCAGAACGAAGCATTCCCTTATAAACAATTGTTCGATTAGACAAAGAACAGAAATAAAGCTCATTTCCCCAACTTTCTGAGTTTGCCACTCTTTCAATCAGCTTCCGGCAGATATACAGTCCTCGTTCAATGTCATCAACATCCTCTTTGTTAATAACTCTAACAAATACTTGTTCTATGTTGGGCATGGTTTCTTTTGCGTAAAAACCAACTACAGATGTATTTACAGGAACAGGCCTCCATCCGAGCACCTCAAGGCCctcttgtttaaaaatatttacaatcaCTACAAAACAATCACAAAGTACAGTTAATCATACTGATGCTAAGGTGAACAAAAGCATCCGTCATGCACATTAGACtggaacaagaaaataaaaaagaagcgaGAGAGAAAGATAACTACAACTAAATAGAAGAACGTATATATGTTTAGGGATGAAGATGGAAAACATTAGCCAATACAGAAAACCAAAAGCATAGTGCATTAACATAGCAGAAAGAAAAACACCATCttcatttaaatcaaatacaacaagaaaaccaaattcaacccaacatcaaataaaaaaaaaaaaggtaaacgTATATAATTCAATAAACTAAATGCACCATCCTACGAAGCATCAAAAATGAGATAACGAACAAGCATTCATTTGCTAAACACAAATTTAACCGGATTCAAACCACTTCAGGCAGTTACCTTCTTTTGCTTCTTTCATAAGGTTATCATCTCTAGGGAAAAAAATCATTCCAACACCAGTATGCAATTTATCAAAAGAACCAATCCCTTCACTCTCAGCCCACTTATCGAATAGCTCCCATGGAATCGAAGTCATTAGTCCTGAACCATCACCAGAGTCATTATCTGCTCCACAACCTCCACGATGTTCCATGCAGCCAAGAGCTGTAAGTGCATCCTTGACAATCGCATGGGACGGCTTGTTTTCCAAATTCGCGATAAATCCAACTCCACATGCTCCTCTTTCTGATATTATATCTTCCAAGTTTGCTACCTATggtccataaataaataatcaaacaaaaatgcACCTAACGAAAcagtatttataagaaaaaaatatatggtgtTCAAGCTATAACTACCGGTGTGTACAGCATAACAAAGATGATacaaggattttttattttattaacatggatattCAAACCAGCTTGTGtgtaacttaattaatttcacagcttgtatgtaatttaattaattttatgggttaaaattaacaattatgaaAACCTATCTTGAAAAAACTCAAGCTCATAACCATTATTCAACTATCCAATTTTGGTATGCCTAGATGTGATTTTCTCTTCTTATCTGTCTATCTCTCTCCTATACCATAACTATTGGTAGTTACAGCTTTAACACCATCGAATATCTACGGGACTGTTTGGTTGTCTACTTTTCTTACTCTTCATGGCAAACAAATAGCTAATTATTATCGTAGTAtagcataataaaaatatttaaaaaatatatctgaaaataataaaaaaaccggacttaaaaaatttgaaaacaccaACAGAACCGAAACGAATAcgtctcttaaaaaaaaatatttcagcttAAAAAGTAAAACGAATTAAAAGACAGAAACATACCTGCGGTTTCG includes:
- the LOC118053033 gene encoding ferredoxin-dependent glutamate synthase 1, chloroplastic/mitochondrial isoform X1, with the translated sequence MASLQSPLISPVPQLVNATTPNSINKNLLFVDFVGLYCKSKRTRRRIGVSSSSSFSSSFSRFANKKKPSCPVNATLSVDRRNISSPSPPPHPPPDSKPQVANLEDIISERGACGVGFIANLENKPSHAIVKDALTALGCMEHRGGCGADNDSGDGSGLMTSIPWELFDKWAESEGIGSFDKLHTGVGMIFFPRDDNLMKEAKEVIVNIFKQEGLEVLGWRPVPVNTSVVGFYAKETMPNIEQVFVRVINKEDVDDIERGLYICRKLIERVANSESWGNELYFCSLSNRTIVYKGMLRSEVLRLFYSDLQNDIYKSPFAIYHRRYSTNTSPRWPLAQPMRFLGHNGEINTIQGNLNWMQSRETSLKSSVWHGRENEICPYGNPKASDSANLDSAAELLIRSGRTPEQALMVLVPEAYKNHPTLTINYPEVVDFYDYYKGQMEAWDGPALLLFSDGKTVGACLDRNGLRPARYWRTVDNFVYVASEVGVVPMDESKVTMKGRLGPGMMITVDLPGGQVYENTEVKKRVALSNPYGKWVHENLRSLKSANFLSATVMDNESILRCQQAFGYSSEDVQMVIENMASQGKEPTFCMGDDIPLAILSQKPHMLYDYFKQRFAQVTNPAIDPLREGLVMSLEINIGKRGNILEDGPENASQVILSSPVLNEGELELLLKDPYLKPQVLPTFFDIRKGVEGSLEKTLIKLCEAADEAVRNGSQLLVLSDRSDDLEPTRPAIPVLLAVGAVHQHLIQNGLRMSTSIVADTAQCFSTHHFACLIGYGASAICPYLALETCRQWRLSKRTVNLMMNGKMPTVTIEQAQKNFCKAVKSGLLKILSKMGISLLSSYCGAQIFEIYGLGKEIVDLAFCGSVSNIGGVTFDELARETLSFWVKAFSDATAKRLENYGFIQFRPGGEYHGNNPEMSKLLHKAVRQKSENAFSIYQQHLANRPVNVLRDLLEFKSDRAPIPVGKVEPAISIVQRFCTGGMSLGAISRETHEAIAIAMNRLGGKSNSGEGGEDPIRWTPLTDVVDGYSPTLPHLKGLQNGDTATSAIKQVASGRFGVTPTFLVNAVQLEIKIAQGAKPGEGGQLPGKKVSAYIARLRNSKPGVPLISPPPHHDIYSIEDLAQLIYDLHQVNPKAKVSVKLVAEAGIGTVASGVAKGNADVIQISGHDGGTGASPISSIKHAGGPWELGLTETHQTLIANGLRERVILRVDGGFKSGVDVLMAAAMGADEYGFGSVAMIATGCVMARICHTNNCPVGVASQREELRARFPGVPGDLVNFFLYVAEEVRGMLAQLGYEKLDDIIGHTDLLRQRDISLVKTQHLDLSYIMSSVGLPKLSSTDIRNQDVHSNGPVLDDVVLADPEILDAIENEKVINKTIKIYNVDRAVCGRIAGVVAKKYGDTGFAGQLNITFTGSAGQSFACFLTPGMNIRLIGEANDYVGKGMAGGELVVTPVENTGFVPEDATIVGNTCLYGATGGQVFVRGKAGERFAVRNSLAEAVVEGTGDHCCEYMTGGCVVVLGKVGRNVAAGMTGGLAYLLDEDDTLMPKVNKEIVKVQRVTAPVGQMQLKSLIEAHVEKTGSGKGAAILKEWDTYLPLFWQLVPPSEEDTPEACASFEGTSAGQVTSFQSA